Proteins found in one Scomber scombrus chromosome 15, fScoSco1.1, whole genome shotgun sequence genomic segment:
- the mzt2b gene encoding mitotic-spindle organizing protein 2 has translation MSQQPQQTLPTAPDSPALVVSGNVQKYAIKKKKVLSAEESELFELTQAAGITVDQEVFKIIVDLLKMNVAPQAVFQTLKAMCAGQRVVESSIGESSTASHPTSSTTAPTEPRVRSKAGASHAEKSREASSQRVQRQSSATRGQKTKSSGSSSSSSQINST, from the exons ATGTCTCAGCAGCCCCAACAGACGCTGCCCACCGCCCCGGACTCCCCCGCCCTGGTGGTCTCTGGTAATGTGCAGAAATATGCCATCAAGAAGAAAAAGGTGCTCAGTGCTGAAGAGAGTGAGCTGTTTGAGCTGACTCAGGCTGCAGGCATCACTGTGGACCAGGAAGTCTTCAA GATCATAGTGGACCTGTTGAAGATGAACGTGGCTCCTCAGGCCGTCTTCCAGACTCTGAAGGCGATGTGTGCTGGTCAGAGGGTCGTTGAAAGCAGCATCGGGGAGTCTTCAACTGCCTCCCACCCAACCAGTAGCACCACAGCACCGACAGAGCCCAGAG TGCGAAGTAAAGCTGGAGCGAGCCACGctgagaagagcagagaggcctCCAGCCAGAGAGTGCAGCGGCAATCAAGcgccaccagggggcagaagACTAAGAGCTCGGGCAGCAGCAGTTCCTCCTCACAGATTAACTCCACATAA
- the trim23 gene encoding E3 ubiquitin-protein ligase TRIM23 isoform X1 — protein MAAAGINKQGAVATMEPCIRHGRGASGNTVKVLECGVCEDVFSLQGDKVPRLLLCGHTVCHDCLTRLPLHGRAVRCPFDRQVTELGDSGVWGLKKNFALLELLERLQNGASNQSGMSEDALKGMGECIIRCDEDESHTASVYCTVCATHLCAECSQLTHSTRTLAKHRRVPLADKPHEKTLCPQHQVHAIEFVCLEEPCQSGPLMCCVCKEYGKHQGHKHAVLETEANQIRASILDMAHCIRTFTDEVSEYSRKLVGIVQQIEGGEQIVEDGVGMAHTEHVPGTAESARSCVRAYFADLHETLCRQEEMALSVVDAHVRERLIWLRQQQEDMTILLSQVSTACLHCEKTLQQDDCRVVLAKQEINCLLETLQKQQHQFTELADHIQLDAGIPVTFTKDNRVHIGPKMEIRVVTLGLDGAGKTTILFKLKQDEFMQPIPTIGFNVETVEYKNLKFTIWDVGGKHKLRPLWKHYYLNTQAVVFVIDSCHRDRLMEAHSELAKLLTEKELRDALLLIFANKQDVPGVVSVEEMTELLSLHKLCCGRSWHIQGCDARSGMGLHEGLDWLSRQLVAAGVLDVA, from the exons ATGGCCGCAGCAGGAATAAACAAGCAGGGAGCCGTAGCGACGATGGAGCCCTGCATCCGACACGGGAGAGGGGCCAGCGGAAACACGGTTAAG GTACTGGAGTGCGGCGTGTGCGAGGACGTCTTCTCTCTCCAAGGAGATAAAGTCCCGCGTCTTCTGCTCTGCGGTCACACGGTGTGCCATGACTGTCTTACCCGGTTGCCCCTACATGGACGAGCGGTCCGCTGCCCGTTCGACAGACAGGTCACTGAGCTGG GAGACTCTGGAGTTTGGGGCCTAAAGAAGAACTTTGCTTTGCTTGAACTTTTGGAGCGACTCCAGAATGGAGCGTCCAACCAGTCAGGAATGTCGGAGGATGCCCTGAAAGGAATGGGAGAA TGTATAATTCGCTGCGATGAGGACGAGAGCCACACGGCCTCCGTGTACTGCACTGTGTGTGCCACCCACCTGTGTGCCGAGTGCTCCCAGCTCACCCACTCCACCCGCACGCTGGCCAAACACCGTCGGGTGCCGTTGGCCGACAAGCCTCACGAGAAGACGCTGTGCCCGCAGCACCAGGTCCACGCCATCGAGTTCGTCTGCCTGGAGGAGCCCTGTCAGTCCGGCCCTctcatgtgttgtgtgtgtaaggaGTACGGCAAGCACCAGGGACATAAG CACGCAGTTCTTGAGACCGAAGCTAATCAGATCCGTGCATCCATTCTGGACATGGCTCACTGCATCCGCACCTTCACAGACGAAGTGTCAGAGTACTCGAGGAAGCTGGTGGGAATTGTGCAGCAAATCGAAGGAGGAGAGCAGATCGTGGAGGACGGAGTAGGCATGGCACACACTGAACAT GTTCCCGGCACGGCGGAGAGCGCTCGCTCCTGTGTCCGAGCTTACTTCGCTGACCTCCACGAGACGCTATGTCGGCAGGAGGAGATGGCGCTGAGCGTGGTGGACGCTCACGTCAGGGAGAGGCTGATCTGGCtgaggcagcagcaggaggacaTGACCATCCTGCTGTCTCAGGTCTCCACCGCATGTCTGCACTGTGAGAAGACGCTTCAACAG GATGACTGCAGAGTCGTGTTGGCAAAGCAGGAGATCAACTGTTTGCTGGAGACGCTTCAGAAGCAGCAGCACCAGTTCACAGAGCTGGCGGATCACATTCAGCTGGATGCCGGCATCCCCGTCACCTTCACTAAG GATAATCGCGTGCACATCGGTCCAAAGATGGAGATCCGAGTCGTGACTCTCGGGCTCGACGGAGCTGGAAAAACAACCATCCTCTTTAAGCTGAAGCAAGATGAGTTCATGCAGCCGATCCCAACTATCG GTTTCAACGTGGAGACGGTTGAATATAAGAACTTGAAATTCACTATCTGGGACGTGGGCGGAAAACATAAGCTCAGACCTCTCTGGAAACACTATTATCTGAACACTCAAG CGGTGGTgtttgtgattgacagctgccaCAGGGACCGACTGATGGAGGCGCACAGCGAGCTGGCAAAACTACTGACGGAGAAGGAGCTGAGAGACGCCTTGTTGCTCATCTTTGCAAACAAACAG GACGTTCCCGGTGTCGTGTCCGTGGAGGAGATGACGGAGCTGCTGAGTCTACACAAGCTGTGCTGCGGGAGGAGTTGGCACATTCAGGGCTGCGATGCCCGCAGCGGCATGGGCCTCCACGAGGGGCTGGACTGGCTCTCCAGACAGCTGGTGGCAGCCGGCGTCCTGGACGTAGCCTAA
- the trim23 gene encoding E3 ubiquitin-protein ligase TRIM23 isoform X2, translated as MRTRATRPPCTALCVPPTCVPSAPSSPTPPARWPNTFVCLEEPCQSGPLMCCVCKEYGKHQGHKHAVLETEANQIRASILDMAHCIRTFTDEVSEYSRKLVGIVQQIEGGEQIVEDGVGMAHTEHVPGTAESARSCVRAYFADLHETLCRQEEMALSVVDAHVRERLIWLRQQQEDMTILLSQVSTACLHCEKTLQQDDCRVVLAKQEINCLLETLQKQQHQFTELADHIQLDAGIPVTFTKDNRVHIGPKMEIRVVTLGLDGAGKTTILFKLKQDEFMQPIPTIGFNVETVEYKNLKFTIWDVGGKHKLRPLWKHYYLNTQAVVFVIDSCHRDRLMEAHSELAKLLTEKELRDALLLIFANKQDVPGVVSVEEMTELLSLHKLCCGRSWHIQGCDARSGMGLHEGLDWLSRQLVAAGVLDVA; from the exons ATGAGGACGAGAGCCACACGGCCTCCGTGTACTGCACTGTGTGTGCCACCCACCTGTGTGCCGAGTGCTCCCAGCTCACCCACTCCACCCGCACGCTGGCCAAACACC TTCGTCTGCCTGGAGGAGCCCTGTCAGTCCGGCCCTctcatgtgttgtgtgtgtaaggaGTACGGCAAGCACCAGGGACATAAG CACGCAGTTCTTGAGACCGAAGCTAATCAGATCCGTGCATCCATTCTGGACATGGCTCACTGCATCCGCACCTTCACAGACGAAGTGTCAGAGTACTCGAGGAAGCTGGTGGGAATTGTGCAGCAAATCGAAGGAGGAGAGCAGATCGTGGAGGACGGAGTAGGCATGGCACACACTGAACAT GTTCCCGGCACGGCGGAGAGCGCTCGCTCCTGTGTCCGAGCTTACTTCGCTGACCTCCACGAGACGCTATGTCGGCAGGAGGAGATGGCGCTGAGCGTGGTGGACGCTCACGTCAGGGAGAGGCTGATCTGGCtgaggcagcagcaggaggacaTGACCATCCTGCTGTCTCAGGTCTCCACCGCATGTCTGCACTGTGAGAAGACGCTTCAACAG GATGACTGCAGAGTCGTGTTGGCAAAGCAGGAGATCAACTGTTTGCTGGAGACGCTTCAGAAGCAGCAGCACCAGTTCACAGAGCTGGCGGATCACATTCAGCTGGATGCCGGCATCCCCGTCACCTTCACTAAG GATAATCGCGTGCACATCGGTCCAAAGATGGAGATCCGAGTCGTGACTCTCGGGCTCGACGGAGCTGGAAAAACAACCATCCTCTTTAAGCTGAAGCAAGATGAGTTCATGCAGCCGATCCCAACTATCG GTTTCAACGTGGAGACGGTTGAATATAAGAACTTGAAATTCACTATCTGGGACGTGGGCGGAAAACATAAGCTCAGACCTCTCTGGAAACACTATTATCTGAACACTCAAG CGGTGGTgtttgtgattgacagctgccaCAGGGACCGACTGATGGAGGCGCACAGCGAGCTGGCAAAACTACTGACGGAGAAGGAGCTGAGAGACGCCTTGTTGCTCATCTTTGCAAACAAACAG GACGTTCCCGGTGTCGTGTCCGTGGAGGAGATGACGGAGCTGCTGAGTCTACACAAGCTGTGCTGCGGGAGGAGTTGGCACATTCAGGGCTGCGATGCCCGCAGCGGCATGGGCCTCCACGAGGGGCTGGACTGGCTCTCCAGACAGCTGGTGGCAGCCGGCGTCCTGGACGTAGCCTAA